A window from Acidobacteriota bacterium encodes these proteins:
- a CDS encoding SPFH domain-containing protein, which produces MEVIQHQDPTGQTMVARQPQEGTSAIKLGSQLVVEESQQAVFFRDGKALDTFGPGRHTLATQNLPLLTEILGIPFGGKSPFQAAVVFVSGKTFLDLKWGTKEPVMFRDSELAMVRLRAFGKFAVRIVNAQTFVNSVVGTMGVYTTDGVETYFKDVIVARLNDLLGENLTSIFDLPKVYDELGVGLKARVRDDFAKYGIELVDLFLGAITPPEAVQAMIDERAGMAALGDMNAYMKFKAAQAMGDAAKGGGGEGGGGGGSVAEGMGVGVGAGLGMMLPGMMKDAMQGGGGQNPPPASPSVAAPAAAAAAASSSEGEGGSGGGAAATPQREVFPAADPSAGVATAFCHQCGQKLPEGAKFCPSCGTKVSAS; this is translated from the coding sequence ATGGAAGTCATTCAGCATCAAGATCCCACCGGCCAGACGATGGTCGCGCGTCAGCCGCAGGAAGGCACTTCGGCGATCAAGTTGGGCAGCCAGTTGGTGGTCGAGGAGAGTCAGCAGGCGGTTTTCTTTCGCGACGGTAAGGCCCTCGACACCTTCGGGCCGGGACGACATACGCTGGCGACCCAAAACCTGCCGTTGCTGACCGAGATTCTCGGCATTCCCTTCGGGGGTAAATCGCCTTTCCAGGCGGCGGTGGTTTTCGTCTCCGGCAAGACCTTCCTGGACCTCAAATGGGGCACCAAGGAACCGGTGATGTTCCGCGATTCGGAACTCGCCATGGTGCGCCTGCGGGCCTTCGGCAAGTTCGCCGTGCGGATCGTCAACGCGCAGACCTTCGTCAACTCCGTGGTCGGTACCATGGGGGTCTACACCACGGACGGGGTGGAGACCTACTTCAAGGACGTCATCGTGGCGCGCTTGAACGACCTGCTGGGCGAGAACCTCACCTCGATCTTCGATCTCCCCAAGGTCTACGACGAGCTGGGGGTGGGTCTCAAGGCGCGGGTGCGCGACGACTTCGCCAAGTACGGCATCGAACTGGTCGACCTGTTCCTGGGTGCCATCACGCCGCCGGAAGCGGTGCAGGCCATGATCGACGAGCGGGCCGGCATGGCCGCCCTCGGCGATATGAACGCCTACATGAAGTTCAAGGCCGCCCAGGCGATGGGCGATGCCGCCAAGGGCGGCGGCGGTGAGGGCGGTGGCGGCGGCGGATCCGTCGCCGAAGGCATGGGGGTCGGCGTCGGTGCCGGCCTTGGCATGATGCTGCCGGGCATGATGAAGGACGCCATGCAGGGTGGCGGCGGGCAGAATCCTCCACCGGCCAGTCCCTCGGTCGCTGCCCCGGCCGCGGCGGCCGCCGCGGCGAGTTCTTCCGAAGGCGAAGGCGGAAGTGGCGGCGGCGCGGCGGCGACCCCGCAGCGCGAGGTTTTCCCGGCGGCCGATCCGTCCGCCGGCGTGGCCACGGCCTTCTGCCACCAGTGCGGTCAGAAGCTACCCGAGGGGGCCAAATTCTGCCCGTCCTGCGGCACCAAAGTCTCGGCATCCTGA
- the lysM gene encoding peptidoglycan-binding protein LysM, giving the protein MGLIDFVVNAGKKLLGKDDQPEPQPTQTGPLPNPRLASSIEKFIGDLSLDVEDLRVDVVGDVATVRGSTPSQETREKIVLAVGNVEGVARVDDRLEVEAPEPEAVFYTVKRGDTLSAIAREHYGNAGKYPVIFEANKPMLSDPDKIYPGQVLRIPPIDG; this is encoded by the coding sequence ATGGGTCTTATCGATTTCGTCGTAAACGCCGGTAAGAAGCTTCTCGGGAAGGACGACCAGCCGGAGCCGCAGCCCACCCAGACCGGGCCGCTGCCGAACCCCCGGCTCGCTTCGTCGATCGAGAAGTTCATCGGAGACCTCAGTCTGGATGTGGAGGATCTGCGGGTCGACGTGGTGGGTGATGTGGCGACTGTCCGAGGTTCGACGCCTAGCCAGGAAACGCGCGAGAAGATCGTTCTCGCCGTTGGAAACGTGGAGGGTGTCGCCCGGGTCGATGATCGGTTGGAGGTCGAGGCGCCGGAGCCGGAGGCCGTGTTTTATACGGTCAAGAGAGGCGACACGCTGTCGGCGATCGCGCGGGAGCACTACGGCAATGCCGGCAAGTACCCGGTGATCTTCGAGGCCAACAAGCCGATGCTCTCCGACCCGGACAAGATTTACCCGGGTCAGGTCCTGCGCATTCCGCCGATCGACGGCTGA
- a CDS encoding serine/threonine protein kinase — protein sequence MRLLPRIALALAAVGLLPLAVVTQRLVDINREGMREQVLRTNVAATSTTAAQIADLVESRRSLAQAAANNPAVYTNPLAPEATGFLRSFLEARPDLNALALFNPLGDEIVRAQRRGAAEVASRILADPSAESPLLVVHNGQWLRLMVPLPEGRGTLRVVADGTPIADALAGNLIGEQAALALVDEHGGVIAGTPMSEDEMPPTLTEMNPTDRIQGAQNHTTADGREILSAFDPVPGTPWTVVSRQPTAVAERVSARMLRDSTTALGLALLLMVLLSAAAYVTIVRPIRQLGRDQRELVGLAPGSGRGNEIEDLRSSFARLEQRVRDREALERIFLGRYQILGVLGQGAMGMVFRGWDPKLRRPLAIKTVHLDADGTEDRKQDQARRLLQEAVTAARFQHPNIVAIHDLEDVEDSAYIVMELVDGVTLERYLAEHRRLAAGDAALLGAAVARGLAEAHKAGIVHHDVKPANILLGVDGSIKVADFGIAQAISTINRDVEQVFGTPGYLPPEALQGLGYTPAGDLFSLGVVLYECLTGLKPFGTGTLKQIINGTLRNPVPPVHHVARATPEAFGELLDRLLSKDPEDRPENTLAVAETLDAVARRLEARWSLEIPSQIETEPVEDDDAPKSMLLDTIPHHDVSGRPAGTRPHGEARSGRADP from the coding sequence TTGCGCCTTCTACCTCGCATCGCCCTGGCCCTCGCCGCCGTCGGTCTCCTCCCCCTCGCCGTGGTCACGCAGCGTCTGGTGGACATCAACCGGGAAGGCATGCGCGAGCAGGTGCTGCGCACCAACGTCGCCGCCACCAGCACGACGGCGGCCCAGATCGCCGACTTGGTCGAAAGCCGGCGATCCCTCGCCCAGGCGGCGGCGAACAACCCCGCCGTCTACACCAATCCCCTGGCGCCGGAAGCTACAGGCTTCCTAAGATCCTTCCTCGAAGCCCGCCCGGACCTCAACGCTCTCGCCCTGTTCAATCCCCTGGGCGACGAAATCGTGCGCGCTCAGCGGCGCGGAGCCGCCGAGGTGGCGAGCCGCATCCTGGCGGATCCTTCCGCCGAGTCGCCGCTACTGGTGGTCCACAACGGGCAGTGGTTGCGCCTGATGGTGCCGCTGCCGGAAGGCCGGGGGACTCTGCGGGTGGTGGCCGACGGTACGCCCATCGCCGATGCCCTGGCCGGCAACCTGATCGGCGAACAGGCGGCTCTGGCGCTGGTCGACGAACACGGCGGCGTGATCGCCGGCACCCCGATGTCCGAAGACGAGATGCCGCCGACGCTCACGGAAATGAACCCGACGGATCGCATCCAGGGAGCCCAGAACCACACCACCGCCGACGGCCGCGAGATCCTGTCGGCTTTCGATCCGGTGCCGGGCACTCCCTGGACGGTGGTTTCGCGCCAGCCGACAGCGGTCGCCGAGCGGGTTTCGGCGCGCATGCTGCGCGACTCGACGACGGCCCTCGGCCTGGCCCTGCTGTTGATGGTGCTGCTCTCCGCCGCCGCCTACGTCACCATCGTCCGCCCGATCCGGCAACTGGGACGCGACCAGCGAGAGCTGGTGGGGCTGGCGCCGGGCAGCGGCCGCGGCAACGAGATCGAGGACCTGCGCTCTTCGTTCGCCCGTCTCGAGCAGCGGGTGCGTGACCGGGAAGCGCTCGAACGCATCTTTCTCGGCCGCTATCAAATTCTCGGCGTGCTGGGCCAGGGGGCGATGGGAATGGTGTTCCGCGGCTGGGACCCCAAGCTGCGCCGGCCGCTGGCCATCAAGACCGTCCACCTGGATGCGGATGGCACAGAAGACCGCAAACAGGACCAAGCCCGCCGGCTGCTGCAGGAGGCGGTGACGGCGGCACGCTTCCAGCATCCCAACATCGTCGCGATCCACGACCTGGAGGACGTCGAGGACAGCGCCTATATCGTGATGGAGCTGGTGGACGGAGTGACCCTCGAACGCTACCTCGCCGAGCACCGCCGGCTGGCGGCCGGCGACGCGGCCCTGCTCGGGGCGGCGGTGGCGCGCGGCCTCGCCGAAGCCCACAAGGCGGGCATCGTCCACCACGACGTGAAGCCGGCCAATATTCTCTTGGGGGTGGACGGCTCGATCAAGGTGGCGGACTTCGGCATCGCGCAGGCCATCTCGACCATCAATCGCGATGTCGAACAGGTCTTCGGCACCCCGGGCTACTTGCCGCCGGAAGCCCTACAGGGGCTGGGCTATACTCCCGCCGGCGACCTTTTCTCCCTCGGAGTCGTTCTCTACGAATGCCTTACGGGGCTCAAGCCCTTCGGCACGGGAACGCTCAAGCAGATCATCAACGGGACCCTCAGAAATCCGGTGCCCCCGGTTCACCACGTCGCGCGGGCAACCCCCGAAGCGTTCGGTGAGCTGTTGGATCGGTTGCTCTCCAAGGATCCCGAGGACCGGCCGGAGAACACCCTGGCCGTCGCCGAGACGCTGGATGCCGTTGCGCGTCGCTTGGAGGCGCGCTGGAGTTTGGAGATTCCATCGCAGATCGAAACGGAGCCCGTGGAAGATGATGACGCCCCAAAGAGCATGCTGCTGGACACGATTCCCCATCACGACGTTAGTGGCCGCCCTGCTGGTACCCGCCCTCACGGCGAAGCCCGCTCAGGCCGCGCCGACCCCTGA
- a CDS encoding DUF937 domain-containing protein — MSSPFELLQQSLGGDAVSQLSRSLGADSAATHRAVSAAVPMLMTALAGNASRSGGADALLGALDRDHDGSVLDDLGGFLGNSGAAVGAGDGILRHVLGGRRATAEGQLAQASGLDAASAGKLLAMLAPLVLGALGKSRRSGGLDSGGLADLLGQEQRRARQSMPSGMGGLLGGLLDADGDGEVMDDALKMGGKMLGSLFKR, encoded by the coding sequence TTGTCTTCACCTTTCGAACTATTGCAGCAGTCTCTCGGCGGCGATGCCGTTTCGCAGTTGAGCCGATCCCTCGGCGCGGATTCCGCCGCCACCCATCGTGCGGTTTCGGCGGCGGTTCCGATGCTGATGACCGCCCTGGCCGGCAATGCTTCCCGCTCCGGCGGGGCCGACGCCCTGCTCGGCGCCTTGGATCGTGACCACGACGGCAGCGTGCTGGATGACCTGGGGGGCTTCTTGGGCAACAGCGGTGCCGCCGTCGGCGCCGGCGACGGCATCCTGCGCCATGTTCTCGGCGGCCGCCGGGCCACCGCCGAGGGTCAGCTCGCCCAGGCGAGCGGACTGGACGCGGCAAGCGCCGGAAAACTTCTCGCGATGCTCGCGCCGCTGGTCCTTGGCGCCCTCGGCAAGAGCCGCCGATCCGGCGGCCTCGACTCCGGCGGCCTCGCCGACCTGCTGGGGCAGGAGCAGCGCAGAGCGCGCCAGAGCATGCCCTCCGGTATGGGGGGATTGCTCGGCGGCCTGCTCGACGCCGACGGTGATGGCGAGGTGATGGACGACGCCCTCAAAATGGGCGGAAAGATGCTCGGCAGCCTGTTCAAGCGATAG
- a CDS encoding serine/threonine-protein kinase — translation MNPYQPGALLDGKYEVQRSLASGGMGSVYLVRHLHLDELRVVKVLRQDIATDEVHRKRFLREARLATQIKHPNVAILYDFSQLAEGSFYMVWEYVDGAEVASELAERGPFPVPLAIELGIQALRGLETIHSAGMIHRDLSPDNLMLTRDLRGKPRIKIIDLGLAKHLAPDPNFEITQAGTFMGKLRYCSPEQADSGSENLDRRTDLYSLGLVLYEMICGLSPFEQGDRPAFVFQRLTSKPLALSGRNPAVEVPPDLDRAVLRALERDRDQRYPDAIRFIEALERVAAALG, via the coding sequence GTGAACCCCTACCAACCGGGCGCTTTGCTCGACGGCAAATACGAGGTCCAGAGGTCGCTCGCCAGCGGCGGCATGGGATCCGTGTACCTGGTGCGCCACCTCCACCTCGATGAACTGCGGGTGGTCAAGGTGTTGCGCCAGGACATCGCGACGGACGAGGTGCACCGCAAGCGGTTCCTGCGCGAAGCGCGCCTCGCCACCCAGATCAAGCACCCCAATGTCGCTATCCTCTACGACTTTTCGCAGCTCGCCGAGGGCAGTTTCTACATGGTTTGGGAGTATGTGGACGGTGCCGAGGTGGCCAGCGAACTGGCGGAACGCGGCCCCTTTCCGGTGCCGCTGGCGATCGAGCTGGGGATCCAGGCACTGCGCGGCCTGGAGACCATTCATTCCGCCGGCATGATCCACCGGGACCTGTCTCCGGACAACCTGATGCTCACCCGCGATCTGCGCGGCAAGCCGCGGATCAAGATCATCGATCTGGGCCTCGCCAAACACCTGGCGCCGGATCCCAACTTCGAGATCACCCAGGCGGGCACTTTCATGGGGAAACTCCGCTACTGCTCACCGGAGCAGGCCGATTCCGGCAGCGAGAATCTCGACCGGCGAACGGACCTCTACTCCTTGGGGCTCGTCCTTTACGAGATGATCTGTGGCCTGTCGCCTTTCGAACAGGGCGATCGCCCGGCCTTCGTTTTCCAGCGCTTGACCTCCAAGCCGCTGGCGCTTTCGGGCCGCAATCCGGCGGTCGAAGTGCCGCCGGATCTCGATCGGGCGGTGCTCCGGGCCCTCGAGCGCGACCGCGATCAACGCTATCCGGATGCGATTCGCTTCATCGAAGCGCTGGAACGCGTCGCCGCCGCGTTGGGCTAG
- a CDS encoding FecR domain-containing protein, with translation MSTIRRMLPTVLLAALATPLALAAQTDTSTPRDPQPRSGDEVGWYTVRPGDTLRGITQRYLGTESLWRENWRLNPDVANPDFLPIGKQLRVILNRQLPPRAARIVQVSRRVEKKPQPNPWTDARQGDLLREADGVHTFEQSSSEIEFDDGTRLTMTEQSLIFLRRVGKTLTGVSQETIEIVEGQADLVSRPEKPGSSEIEIVIGDTTARPRPTAAGVAEGRLRRTEGAAQLMVYEGVSEVAAAGQSVEVPRGMGTSVEQGKAPSPPEKLLSAPRPTPAMDRWPFANPRLSWRAVGGASSYVVEVCGDADCGELLERAEALEETAWQAGVLPTGEHFWRVTAVAPSGLDGYPSRPRPLTILNPRPDLEPPAVAVRVEGPGRAFEDGRVQLSPGGSLSLEGQDDVSGVEEIRFRWNDGPWTAWSGQRLTPPTGEDGQRLEVQATDRVGRVSRNWAVTVESAPPALEPPVPERAESEK, from the coding sequence ATGAGCACCATCCGAAGGATGCTGCCGACGGTGCTGCTCGCGGCCCTGGCAACACCCTTGGCTCTCGCCGCCCAGACGGACACCTCCACGCCGCGCGACCCCCAGCCGCGATCCGGCGACGAGGTGGGCTGGTACACGGTGCGTCCGGGGGACACGCTGCGCGGCATCACCCAGCGCTACCTCGGCACGGAAAGTCTCTGGCGGGAGAACTGGCGCCTCAACCCCGACGTCGCCAATCCGGATTTCCTGCCCATCGGCAAGCAGCTCCGGGTGATCCTCAACCGGCAGCTTCCGCCGCGAGCGGCGCGCATCGTCCAGGTCTCCCGGCGAGTCGAGAAGAAGCCCCAGCCCAATCCCTGGACGGATGCCCGGCAGGGCGATCTGCTGCGCGAGGCGGACGGCGTCCACACCTTCGAGCAATCCTCGTCGGAGATTGAGTTCGACGACGGCACCCGCCTGACGATGACCGAGCAATCGCTGATCTTCCTGCGCCGGGTGGGCAAGACCTTGACCGGCGTGAGCCAGGAGACGATCGAGATCGTCGAAGGCCAGGCGGACCTGGTGAGCCGTCCGGAAAAACCGGGCTCGTCGGAGATCGAGATCGTCATCGGCGACACCACCGCCCGACCGCGGCCGACCGCCGCGGGGGTGGCCGAGGGACGGCTGCGAAGGACCGAAGGGGCCGCCCAACTGATGGTCTACGAAGGCGTGTCGGAGGTGGCCGCGGCGGGGCAATCGGTCGAAGTGCCGCGCGGCATGGGTACCTCCGTCGAGCAGGGCAAGGCGCCCAGCCCGCCGGAAAAGTTGCTGTCGGCGCCGCGCCCCACCCCGGCGATGGATCGCTGGCCTTTTGCCAATCCGCGCCTCAGCTGGCGCGCCGTAGGCGGCGCCAGCAGCTACGTGGTGGAGGTGTGTGGCGACGCCGACTGCGGAGAACTTCTGGAGCGAGCGGAAGCCCTCGAGGAAACCGCCTGGCAGGCCGGCGTGCTGCCCACCGGCGAACACTTCTGGCGGGTGACGGCAGTCGCCCCCTCGGGCCTCGACGGCTACCCCTCGCGACCCCGGCCCCTCACCATTCTCAATCCGCGACCGGACCTCGAACCACCGGCGGTGGCGGTGCGGGTGGAAGGTCCGGGGCGGGCCTTCGAAGACGGCCGCGTGCAGTTGAGCCCCGGCGGCTCCCTCTCCCTCGAAGGGCAGGACGACGTGTCCGGCGTGGAGGAGATTCGCTTCCGCTGGAACGACGGACCGTGGACGGCCTGGAGCGGCCAGCGCCTCACTCCGCCGACCGGCGAAGACGGTCAGCGCTTGGAAGTGCAGGCGACGGACCGGGTGGGGCGGGTGTCGCGGAACTGGGCGGTCACCGTGGAGTCCGCCCCGCCGGCCCTGGAGCCGCCGGTGCCGGAAAGAGCGGAGTCCGAAAAGTAG
- a CDS encoding sigma-54 dependent transcriptional regulator, whose product MEPRRTIQVLLTEGGRPQRILLERDLAGNGKVAVSILDGDQLPAQWSDAFDRVRQNFQIAGSGAEDGAMLLERGSADHGEMVMLSAASEGRLPKPAEKVPYAFLTRPLTRIELQEMTAGEEKAPVRPGNGSILGESSAVETLLDTIERVAAAPASVLIHGETGTGKTLAARAIHDGSDRRDQPFVVVNCSAFQDQLLESELFGHEKGAFTGAVAAKRGLFEVADGGTLFLDEVAEMSSAMQAKLLQTLDDGALRRVGGTKTHKVDVRIVAASNKDLRAEVKAGRFRQDLLFRLRVVSLEVPPLRERNEDIPLLIDVFLERYRLPGRPAKTIAPGAVKLLQEYAWPGNVRELMNTVEGLVLLSPENEIRAEDLPPNLRPSADVDLPDADAPLPMAEIERLHVARALRYTEGKKAPAARLLGIDVKTLNSKIKNYNIQL is encoded by the coding sequence ATGGAGCCACGAAGAACCATCCAGGTATTGCTGACCGAAGGCGGTCGTCCGCAGCGGATCCTGCTCGAAAGGGATCTGGCGGGGAACGGCAAGGTGGCCGTTTCCATTCTCGATGGCGATCAGCTCCCGGCGCAATGGAGCGACGCCTTCGACCGGGTGCGACAGAACTTCCAGATCGCCGGTTCCGGCGCTGAGGACGGGGCGATGCTTTTGGAGCGCGGCTCCGCCGATCACGGCGAGATGGTGATGCTCTCGGCGGCCTCCGAGGGCCGGCTTCCGAAGCCCGCGGAGAAGGTTCCCTACGCCTTCCTGACCCGCCCCCTGACCCGCATTGAACTGCAAGAGATGACGGCCGGCGAGGAGAAGGCACCAGTTCGCCCGGGCAACGGATCGATCCTCGGCGAGAGTTCCGCCGTGGAGACGCTCCTCGACACCATCGAACGGGTCGCCGCCGCTCCCGCCTCGGTGTTGATCCACGGCGAGACCGGCACCGGCAAGACCCTGGCGGCACGGGCCATCCACGACGGCAGCGACCGCCGCGACCAGCCCTTCGTGGTCGTCAACTGCAGCGCATTCCAGGACCAACTGTTGGAGAGCGAGCTGTTCGGCCACGAGAAAGGGGCCTTCACCGGCGCGGTGGCGGCCAAGCGCGGCCTCTTCGAAGTTGCCGACGGCGGCACTCTCTTCCTCGACGAGGTGGCCGAGATGTCCTCGGCGATGCAGGCAAAACTGCTCCAGACGCTCGACGACGGTGCGTTGCGGCGGGTCGGGGGAACCAAAACCCATAAGGTCGATGTGCGCATCGTCGCCGCCTCAAACAAGGACTTGCGGGCCGAGGTCAAGGCCGGGCGCTTCCGCCAGGATCTGCTCTTCCGGCTGCGGGTGGTGAGCTTGGAAGTGCCGCCTCTGCGCGAACGCAATGAGGACATACCGCTGCTGATCGACGTGTTCCTGGAGCGCTATCGCCTGCCCGGCCGGCCGGCGAAGACCATCGCGCCGGGGGCGGTGAAACTCCTCCAGGAGTACGCCTGGCCGGGCAACGTCCGGGAACTGATGAACACCGTCGAAGGTCTGGTGTTGCTGTCGCCGGAGAACGAGATCCGAGCCGAGGATCTACCTCCCAACCTGCGGCCGAGCGCCGATGTCGACCTACCGGATGCCGATGCCCCGCTGCCGATGGCGGAGATCGAACGCCTCCATGTCGCCCGGGCCCTGCGCTACACGGAGGGCAAGAAGGCGCCGGCGGCGAGGCTCTTGGGCATCGACGTCAAGACGTTGAACAGCAAGATCAAGAATTACAACATCCAGTTGTGA
- the pckA gene encoding phosphoenolpyruvate carboxykinase (ATP), with protein sequence MRHEGPYVARAGLERHGIEKAGTVYWNLPPARLYEEALKRGEAILAADGPLVAETGAHTGRSPNDKFTVREPSSENDIWWGAVNREISAEVFERLYRKVLAHYQGRDLFVFDGWAGADERYRLPVRVVTEQAWHNLFARNMFIVEPDGAALEAFEPGFTVLNAGTLEASPEEDGTRSPTFILVNLAAKLVLIGGTVYAGEIKKSIFSVMNYLLPKRGIMSMHCSANYGATRDDVALFFGLSGTGKTTLSADPERALIGDDEHGWSDDGVFNIEGGCYAKVIRLDPEGEPDIFRTTRSFGSILENVGIHPETRALDLNDDSKTENTRSSYPISQIPKADLRGKAGHPKNVVFLTADAFGVLPPISRLDENQAMYHFLSGYTAKVAGTERGVTEPKATFSACFGAPFMPLHPGVYAKLLGEKVARHGAKVWLINTGWTGGPHGTGERMKLSYTRAMVRAALSGALDDVPTAPDPVFGVGVPERVEGVPVEVLKPRATWANGAAYDAKAAELAAMFRKNFEQFADGVSDAVKNAGPKAERTAG encoded by the coding sequence ATGCGTCATGAAGGCCCTTATGTTGCGCGTGCTGGACTCGAACGTCACGGCATTGAGAAGGCAGGAACTGTCTACTGGAACCTGCCGCCGGCACGGCTCTACGAAGAGGCTTTGAAACGGGGTGAGGCGATCCTCGCGGCGGACGGGCCGCTGGTGGCCGAGACCGGCGCTCACACCGGCCGCTCCCCGAACGACAAGTTCACCGTGCGAGAGCCGTCGAGCGAGAACGACATCTGGTGGGGCGCGGTCAATCGCGAGATCTCGGCGGAGGTCTTCGAGCGTCTGTACCGGAAGGTGCTGGCCCACTACCAGGGGCGGGATCTCTTTGTCTTCGACGGCTGGGCCGGCGCCGACGAGCGCTACCGCCTGCCGGTACGGGTGGTCACCGAGCAGGCCTGGCACAACCTGTTCGCCCGCAACATGTTCATCGTCGAGCCGGACGGTGCCGCCCTCGAAGCCTTCGAGCCGGGTTTCACGGTTTTGAACGCCGGTACCCTCGAGGCTTCGCCGGAGGAGGACGGCACCCGCAGCCCGACCTTCATTCTGGTGAATCTGGCCGCCAAGCTGGTGCTGATCGGCGGCACCGTCTACGCCGGCGAAATCAAGAAGAGCATCTTCAGCGTGATGAATTATCTGCTGCCGAAACGCGGCATCATGTCGATGCACTGCTCCGCCAACTACGGCGCCACGCGCGACGACGTGGCCCTCTTCTTCGGCCTGTCGGGCACCGGCAAGACCACCCTGTCAGCCGACCCGGAGCGCGCCCTGATCGGCGACGACGAGCACGGCTGGAGTGATGACGGGGTGTTCAACATCGAGGGCGGCTGCTACGCCAAGGTGATCCGCCTCGACCCGGAAGGGGAGCCGGACATCTTCCGCACCACCCGCTCCTTCGGCTCCATTCTGGAGAACGTCGGTATCCATCCCGAGACCCGTGCCCTCGACTTGAACGACGATTCGAAGACCGAAAACACCCGCTCGAGCTACCCCATCTCGCAGATCCCCAAGGCCGACCTCCGAGGCAAGGCGGGGCATCCGAAGAACGTCGTCTTCCTGACCGCCGACGCCTTCGGGGTGCTACCGCCGATCAGCCGACTGGACGAGAACCAGGCGATGTACCACTTCCTGAGCGGCTACACCGCCAAGGTGGCCGGTACGGAGCGCGGGGTGACAGAGCCCAAGGCCACCTTCAGCGCCTGCTTCGGCGCACCCTTCATGCCGCTGCATCCGGGGGTGTACGCGAAGCTGCTGGGGGAAAAGGTCGCCCGCCACGGCGCCAAGGTGTGGTTGATCAACACCGGCTGGACCGGTGGTCCTCACGGCACCGGTGAGCGCATGAAACTGTCCTACACCCGCGCCATGGTGCGGGCTGCCCTTTCCGGTGCCCTGGACGACGTGCCCACCGCCCCCGATCCGGTTTTCGGGGTGGGGGTGCCGGAGCGCGTCGAGGGGGTGCCCGTTGAGGTGCTGAAGCCGCGCGCCACCTGGGCCAACGGCGCCGCCTACGACGCCAAGGCGGCGGAGCTGGCGGCGATGTTCCGGAAGAACTTCGAGCAGTTCGCGGACGGGGTTTCCGACGCCGTGAAGAACGCCGGACCGAAGGCCGAGCGGACGGCGGGCTAG
- a CDS encoding DUF4332 domain-containing protein, whose translation MSYRIERVEGIGPKYAERLLELGIETTDTLLQRAGTRRGRKALAEEAGVAEKLILRWVNLADLMRINGVGPQFSELLEASGVDTVKELGTRSPDNLAMTLAKVQREKRIARTAPPGTRVRRWILQAKSLDPAVSH comes from the coding sequence ATGAGTTATCGAATCGAGCGGGTTGAAGGAATCGGTCCGAAGTACGCAGAACGGCTCCTGGAGTTGGGGATCGAAACGACCGATACTCTGCTCCAGCGGGCCGGTACGCGCCGCGGGCGAAAGGCATTGGCGGAAGAGGCCGGCGTGGCCGAGAAATTGATCCTCCGCTGGGTCAACCTCGCCGACCTGATGCGTATCAACGGCGTCGGACCGCAGTTCAGCGAGTTGCTCGAAGCCTCGGGCGTCGACACGGTCAAGGAGCTCGGTACCCGCAGCCCCGACAACCTGGCGATGACCTTGGCGAAGGTGCAAAGGGAGAAGCGGATCGCACGAACCGCTCCTCCCGGCACGCGGGTGCGGCGGTGGATTCTGCAGGCCAAGTCCTTGGATCCCGCCGTCTCTCACTAG